In Chryseobacterium turcicum, a single window of DNA contains:
- a CDS encoding NADH:flavin oxidoreductase has product MSTESLFKPFQYKNLILKNRIVMAPMTRAQSDNGVPTQQIADYYARRAASEVGLILSEGTVINRPGSKNLQNIPDFYGTEALNGWKNVIDAVHQNGGKMGPQIWHVGDTRMAEDYPLVDMEKASTMTLEDIQDTIAQFAASAKSAKNLGFDVLEIHGAHGYLIDQFFWEVTNTRTDEYGGKTLKERSKFAVDVVKAMRAAVGEDFTIIIRLSQWKQQDYKSRLALNPTEMEDWLLPLKEAGVDIFHCSQRRFWEPEFEGSDLNFAGWAKKITGQPTITVGSVGLNGDFMAAFAGEGSEKADLKELVRRLDREDFDLVAVGRALLSDYQWAKKIKDGRVEELTDFAGSSLGVLY; this is encoded by the coding sequence ATGAGTACAGAATCATTGTTTAAACCTTTTCAATACAAGAATTTAATACTAAAAAATAGAATAGTAATGGCTCCGATGACGAGAGCTCAATCTGATAACGGAGTTCCTACTCAGCAAATTGCAGATTATTATGCAAGAAGAGCTGCTTCAGAAGTTGGGTTGATTCTTTCTGAAGGTACGGTCATCAACAGACCGGGATCCAAAAACTTACAAAATATTCCTGATTTTTACGGAACAGAAGCATTAAACGGCTGGAAAAACGTGATTGATGCGGTTCATCAAAATGGTGGAAAAATGGGACCTCAGATTTGGCATGTTGGCGATACAAGAATGGCTGAAGATTATCCATTGGTTGATATGGAAAAAGCTTCTACCATGACTTTGGAAGATATTCAGGATACGATTGCTCAGTTTGCGGCTTCGGCAAAATCTGCAAAAAATTTAGGATTTGATGTTTTAGAAATTCATGGTGCACATGGTTATTTAATCGATCAGTTTTTCTGGGAAGTTACCAACACCAGAACCGATGAATACGGTGGAAAGACCCTAAAAGAGAGAAGTAAATTTGCTGTGGATGTAGTAAAAGCAATGAGAGCTGCAGTGGGAGAGGACTTTACGATTATCATCCGTCTTTCTCAGTGGAAACAACAGGACTATAAAAGCAGATTAGCTTTAAATCCTACAGAAATGGAAGATTGGTTGTTACCATTAAAAGAAGCTGGAGTTGATATTTTCCACTGTTCACAAAGACGTTTTTGGGAACCTGAATTTGAAGGTTCAGATTTAAACTTCGCAGGTTGGGCAAAAAAAATTACCGGACAACCAACAATTACCGTAGGTTCTGTAGGATTAAATGGTGATTTTATGGCGGCTTTTGCTGGAGAAGGTTCAGAAAAAGCAGACCTTAAAGAATTGGTAAGAAGACTTGACCGTGAAGATTTTGACCTTGTAGCAGTAGGACGTGCTTTGTTGAGCGATTATCAATGGGCAAAAAAAATAAAAGACGGCAGAGTAGAAGAGCTTACAGATTTTGCTGGGTCTAGTTTAGGAGTGCTTTATTAA
- a CDS encoding C1 family peptidase — MKNKRFASLLFVLCAGSMMFAQDDLINKLKNNQSQHANFQFTTLKDVGATSVKNQGSSGTCWSYSGNSFLESEMQRMGKKPVDLAEIFTARNSYHDKAKLYVLNSGAISWGDGGELHDVVNMYKKYGAVPQEAYTGLKAGQSLNNFKEMQGKLKPVLDSLVEASSKGKLSDNWMASVDAILDEYLGKVPANFTYEGKNYTPKTFAKEVVGINPEDYVELSSYKDYPYYQKFVVPIPDNWSHDSDWNIPMNELTAIIDNAVNKGYSVGWATDVTEPYFSYKNGVAYVPDVDLDQITKENKENLFTEPKKDKTITEDMRQKALNNLSTTDDHGMHIVGLAKDQSGKEYYMVKNSWGVTNDFEGYLYVTRPYVEYKSTAILVHKNAIPKNIRKQLKPSKSIGL, encoded by the coding sequence ATGAAAAACAAAAGATTTGCGTCATTACTTTTTGTTTTATGCGCAGGAAGTATGATGTTTGCTCAGGATGACCTGATCAACAAGTTGAAAAACAATCAGTCTCAACATGCCAATTTCCAGTTTACCACTTTGAAAGATGTGGGTGCAACTTCGGTAAAAAACCAGGGTTCATCAGGAACATGTTGGAGCTATTCAGGGAATTCTTTCCTAGAGTCTGAAATGCAGAGAATGGGTAAAAAGCCCGTTGATTTGGCAGAAATCTTTACCGCTAGAAATTCTTATCATGACAAAGCTAAATTATACGTATTAAACAGCGGAGCAATCAGCTGGGGCGATGGTGGTGAGCTTCACGATGTGGTAAATATGTACAAAAAATACGGTGCTGTACCGCAGGAAGCTTATACAGGTTTGAAAGCCGGACAATCTTTAAATAATTTTAAAGAAATGCAGGGAAAATTAAAACCGGTTTTAGACAGCTTAGTTGAAGCGTCTTCAAAAGGGAAACTTTCTGATAACTGGATGGCTTCAGTAGATGCTATTTTAGATGAATATTTAGGAAAAGTACCTGCTAACTTTACCTATGAAGGGAAAAATTATACTCCAAAAACTTTTGCTAAAGAAGTGGTAGGAATTAATCCTGAAGATTATGTGGAGTTGTCTTCTTACAAAGACTATCCTTATTACCAAAAATTTGTAGTTCCAATCCCTGATAACTGGAGCCATGATTCTGACTGGAATATTCCGATGAATGAACTGACTGCCATTATAGACAATGCAGTAAACAAAGGATATTCTGTAGGTTGGGCAACAGATGTGACTGAACCTTATTTCTCATACAAAAATGGAGTTGCTTACGTTCCTGATGTAGATTTAGATCAAATTACTAAAGAAAATAAAGAGAATTTATTTACGGAACCCAAAAAAGATAAAACCATCACTGAAGATATGCGTCAGAAAGCGTTGAATAACCTTTCTACAACCGATGACCACGGTATGCACATCGTAGGTTTGGCAAAAGATCAGTCTGGTAAAGAATATTATATGGTAAAAAATTCTTGGGGCGTAACCAATGATTTTGAAGGATATTTATACGTGACTAGACCTTACGTTGAGTATAAATCAACTGCTATTTTGGTTCATAAAAATGCAATTCCGAAAAACATCAGAAAACAACTGAAACCAAGCAAAAGTATTGGTTTATAA
- a CDS encoding RNA polymerase sigma factor, with the protein MEKELLIECQRNDRNAQRKVYEKMAGKLYSVCKRYLKNDEDIEEVLADTFYKIFTKLNQLQNHDIFEAWARKIAVNECLQKLRSMKALDVSLDEDFVESTSFSTDSISFEKDILKLLNFLPEGCRAIFNLFAIEGYPHKEIATMLSISEGTSKSQLNFARKKLQELLVNHNI; encoded by the coding sequence ATGGAAAAAGAATTACTGATAGAATGTCAACGGAACGACCGCAATGCACAGCGGAAAGTTTATGAAAAAATGGCGGGCAAGCTGTACTCAGTCTGCAAACGCTATCTGAAAAACGATGAAGATATCGAAGAAGTATTGGCAGATACTTTTTATAAAATCTTTACAAAGCTAAACCAACTGCAAAATCATGATATTTTTGAAGCTTGGGCAAGAAAAATTGCGGTGAATGAATGTCTGCAGAAATTAAGAAGTATGAAAGCGCTTGATGTTTCGTTAGATGAAGATTTTGTAGAATCAACAAGTTTTTCAACCGACAGTATTTCGTTTGAAAAAGATATTTTGAAACTCCTAAATTTTCTTCCGGAAGGCTGCAGAGCAATTTTCAATCTTTTCGCAATTGAAGGCTATCCACACAAAGAGATTGCAACGATGCTTTCCATCAGCGAAGGAACCTCAAAATCTCAACTGAATTTTGCAAGGAAAAAACTTCAGGAATTATTGGTCAATCACAACATTTAA
- a CDS encoding vWA domain-containing protein: protein MENNHDIDKKFNEASQSLEEPATFPGFDKVWATIEEKLDKKVDKKRIIPIWFPYGIAASLIIGLGAFYFINKNNISEINKPAVAHNTVSLKVNSVVQTIDSTVKSNLEKEIHAQKKIQKPEVLVYNNVFPVPTISPIYHNEMPPPSSNVAKGDVVYREPDHDGILDRDDKETKIEEVVVTGYRAVKKQSYTSSASSIKSTEVVGNSPSSSQGYVNSSPIIAMGDYTKMPYQNSSPNYNIRNEFKQNNNISQALVGKISGLQIAPNLGTPGSSDKIMIRGIASLNNSSNPLYVINGKVSDSKALSNLNPNTIESVTVLKDASATAMYGIRGGNGVIVITTKKLSRKEKKAFERLQKVQDSINVSKQIQKQNTEEYDAFVENPFELTKNQSVSTFSIDVDKAAYSNIRRMINNGEHVNKNAVRIEEMINYFKYNYPQPKNNEPFSINTEYNDSPWNPKHKLLKIGLQGKEIPMNKLPNSNFVFLIDVSGSMNEQNKLPLLKSSFKVLLDQLRPTDKVGIVVYAGSAGMVLPPTSAKEKNKIIEALDKLQAGGSTAGGEGIELAYKLAQENFIKNGNNRVIIATDGDFNVGASSTGDLQTLVEEKRKSGVFLTCLGFGMGNFKDNRMETLANKGNGNYAYIDNLQEANKFLGKEFAGNMYAIAKDVKIQIEFNPKYVKSYRLIGYENRKLKNEDFTNDKIDAGELGSGHTVTALYEVIPNDVNSEFLPKENDLKYTKNTSDENFSDELATVKFRYKKPDGDTSSEIIQVVKNTNESFSSSTDDFKFASSVAWFGLVLRNSDLIKNKDVNEIEKLAKKGRGKDEDGYRAEFVRLVESYKALKK, encoded by the coding sequence ATGGAAAATAATCACGATATAGATAAAAAATTCAATGAGGCTTCTCAATCTTTGGAAGAGCCTGCGACTTTTCCGGGTTTTGATAAAGTTTGGGCTACCATTGAAGAAAAATTAGATAAAAAAGTAGATAAAAAGAGAATCATCCCAATTTGGTTTCCTTATGGAATTGCTGCGAGTTTAATCATCGGTTTGGGAGCATTTTATTTTATTAATAAAAATAATATTTCTGAAATTAATAAACCTGCAGTTGCTCATAATACGGTTTCCTTAAAGGTAAATTCAGTTGTTCAGACGATTGATAGTACCGTGAAATCGAATCTTGAGAAAGAAATTCATGCACAAAAGAAAATTCAAAAGCCAGAAGTTTTAGTGTATAATAATGTTTTTCCTGTACCTACAATTTCTCCTATTTATCATAATGAAATGCCACCGCCGAGTTCAAATGTTGCAAAAGGAGATGTGGTTTATAGGGAGCCAGACCATGATGGAATTTTGGATAGAGATGATAAAGAAACTAAAATTGAAGAGGTTGTGGTTACAGGTTATAGAGCTGTGAAAAAACAATCTTATACTTCAAGTGCTAGTTCAATAAAATCTACAGAAGTTGTAGGAAATTCTCCATCTAGTTCACAGGGTTATGTTAACTCATCCCCGATTATTGCAATGGGTGATTATACCAAAATGCCATATCAAAATTCTTCCCCAAATTACAATATCAGAAATGAGTTCAAACAAAATAATAACATTTCACAAGCTTTAGTTGGAAAAATTTCGGGTCTGCAAATTGCCCCAAACCTTGGAACTCCTGGTTCTTCTGATAAGATTATGATTAGAGGGATTGCTAGTCTTAATAATAGCTCAAATCCTTTATATGTTATCAACGGAAAAGTTTCAGACAGTAAAGCTCTTAGCAATTTAAATCCTAATACTATTGAAAGTGTTACAGTTTTAAAAGACGCTTCTGCAACTGCAATGTATGGTATCAGAGGCGGAAATGGAGTTATTGTTATTACAACCAAAAAACTTTCCCGAAAAGAAAAAAAAGCTTTTGAAAGACTTCAGAAAGTTCAGGATAGTATTAACGTTTCAAAACAAATTCAGAAACAAAACACCGAAGAATATGATGCTTTTGTAGAAAATCCTTTTGAGTTGACAAAAAACCAATCGGTTTCTACCTTTTCAATTGATGTGGATAAAGCGGCGTACTCGAATATTCGCAGAATGATTAACAATGGAGAACATGTGAATAAAAATGCAGTAAGAATCGAAGAAATGATTAATTATTTTAAATATAATTATCCGCAACCGAAAAATAATGAGCCATTTTCGATTAATACAGAATACAACGATTCGCCATGGAATCCTAAACATAAATTACTGAAAATAGGTTTGCAGGGAAAAGAAATTCCAATGAATAAGCTTCCCAACTCAAATTTTGTTTTTCTGATTGATGTTTCAGGTTCTATGAACGAACAAAATAAATTACCGTTGCTAAAATCATCTTTTAAAGTGCTTTTAGACCAGTTAAGACCAACCGACAAAGTAGGAATTGTAGTTTATGCCGGAAGTGCCGGAATGGTTTTACCACCAACTTCAGCCAAAGAAAAAAACAAAATTATTGAAGCGTTAGATAAACTTCAGGCAGGTGGAAGTACAGCAGGTGGAGAAGGAATTGAACTGGCGTATAAATTGGCTCAGGAAAATTTTATTAAAAACGGAAACAACCGTGTCATCATCGCAACGGATGGAGATTTTAATGTGGGGGCTTCTTCAACAGGAGATTTGCAGACTTTGGTAGAAGAAAAAAGAAAATCGGGAGTCTTTCTTACCTGTTTAGGCTTTGGAATGGGAAATTTCAAAGATAATAGAATGGAAACTTTAGCCAACAAAGGAAACGGAAATTATGCCTACATCGACAATCTTCAGGAGGCCAATAAGTTTTTAGGAAAAGAGTTTGCGGGAAATATGTATGCTATCGCAAAAGATGTGAAAATTCAGATTGAATTTAACCCAAAATACGTGAAATCATATCGTTTGATAGGTTATGAAAACCGAAAACTGAAGAATGAAGATTTTACTAACGATAAAATTGATGCCGGAGAACTTGGAAGTGGACATACCGTAACGGCTTTATATGAGGTCATTCCGAATGATGTGAACTCTGAATTTTTACCTAAAGAAAATGATTTAAAATATACTAAAAACACAAGTGATGAAAATTTCAGTGATGAATTGGCAACCGTAAAATTCAGATATAAAAAACCGGATGGCGATACAAGTTCGGAAATTATTCAGGTGGTTAAAAATACAAACGAATCTTTTTCATCTTCAACTGATGATTTCAAATTTGCTTCTTCGGTTGCGTGGTTTGGTTTGGTTTTAAGAAATTCAGATTTAATTAAAAATAAAGATGTCAACGAAATTGAAAAGCTTGCTAAAAAAGGAAGAGGAAAAGACGAAGATGGCTACAGAGCAGAGTTTGTGAGATTGGTGGAGAGTTATAAAGCTCTTAAAAAGTAA
- a CDS encoding GbsR/MarR family transcriptional regulator: MQLSEAKEKYIQTWGTFATNWGINRTMAQVHALLLASDKALSTDEVMEGLEISRGNANMNLRALIDWGIVRKEFIKGDRKEYFVAEKDVWYLFKQITKERRKREIEPVIAFLEELKEIEDKDSEGAKEFIKLMEDFSSVTGKINNIMDLAIKSDDHWLVGKITNLLK, translated from the coding sequence ATGCAACTTTCAGAAGCCAAAGAAAAATATATTCAAACTTGGGGAACTTTCGCAACCAATTGGGGAATTAATCGTACAATGGCGCAGGTTCATGCTTTATTGTTGGCGAGTGATAAAGCGCTCTCAACCGATGAGGTGATGGAAGGATTAGAAATTTCTAGAGGAAATGCCAATATGAATTTACGAGCATTGATTGATTGGGGAATTGTAAGAAAAGAATTTATAAAAGGTGACCGAAAAGAATATTTTGTAGCAGAAAAAGATGTTTGGTATTTGTTTAAACAAATCACAAAAGAACGTCGGAAAAGAGAAATAGAACCGGTAATTGCTTTTTTGGAAGAACTTAAAGAGATTGAAGACAAAGATTCTGAAGGAGCAAAAGAGTTTATTAAGCTGATGGAAGATTTTAGCTCTGTGACTGGGAAAATTAATAATATTATGGACCTCGCCATCAAAAGTGATGACCATTGGTTAGTCGGAAAGATTACCAATTTATTAAAATAG
- a CDS encoding fatty acid desaturase: protein MNHLELTKKVEWKDLKKLSIKEMLIENNISLPWLFISLFLAYKGYYWVALPFSGFYFLTALRQVHNGFHNSLGTGKLLTWLSMYLNSILMMASIHAVKFNHIRHHKFCLSEEDYEGKSASMKWYEAILYGPKHLFLIHWMTFKLANKNYKKNMFLELISIGVFVFVVFYFKIDFLMYHILIMFFGEFLMAFFAVWTVHHDTHENPNIARTQRGFWKNKLTFSMFYHMEHHLFPAVPTIKLPELADRIDKVLPELNKKQTF, encoded by the coding sequence ATGAATCACCTCGAACTTACAAAAAAAGTAGAATGGAAAGACCTCAAAAAACTTTCCATCAAAGAAATGTTGATAGAAAATAATATCTCTTTACCGTGGCTTTTTATTTCTTTATTTTTAGCTTACAAAGGATATTATTGGGTAGCACTTCCGTTTTCGGGTTTTTATTTTTTAACAGCTTTAAGACAGGTTCACAATGGATTTCACAACTCATTGGGAACGGGGAAATTGCTGACTTGGCTTTCGATGTACCTCAACAGTATTTTAATGATGGCATCTATTCATGCCGTGAAATTTAATCACATCAGGCATCATAAATTTTGTCTTTCAGAAGAAGATTACGAGGGTAAATCTGCCTCAATGAAATGGTACGAAGCAATTTTGTACGGTCCGAAACATCTATTTTTAATCCATTGGATGACATTTAAACTGGCCAATAAAAACTACAAAAAGAATATGTTTTTAGAACTCATTTCAATTGGCGTTTTTGTGTTTGTAGTTTTTTATTTTAAAATTGATTTTTTAATGTATCACATTTTAATCATGTTTTTTGGTGAATTTTTAATGGCTTTTTTTGCCGTCTGGACCGTTCATCACGACACTCATGAAAACCCCAATATCGCACGAACACAACGTGGATTTTGGAAAAATAAATTAACATTTAGCATGTTTTATCATATGGAGCATCATCTTTTTCCTGCTGTTCCTACCATAAAATTACCGGAATTGGCAGATAGAATAGATAAAGTTTTACCCGAACTGAATAAGAAACAAACATTTTAA
- a CDS encoding SRPBCC family protein, whose translation MSKIILNTIIQADIKTVFDCARDIDLHQKSTSKTNEKAIAGRASGLIELNETVTWRAKHLGFYQTHQSIITEMEKPYRFTDVMLKGRFKSFKHQHLFKKEGEKTIMTDILEFESPLGIIGKIFNAIFLKNYMKNFLLQRNKLIKATTEQ comes from the coding sequence ATGTCAAAAATAATTCTAAATACAATCATTCAAGCGGATATCAAAACCGTTTTCGATTGTGCAAGAGATATTGATTTGCATCAAAAATCAACTTCAAAAACGAATGAAAAGGCAATTGCTGGAAGAGCTTCAGGCTTAATCGAACTGAATGAAACTGTAACCTGGAGAGCAAAGCATCTCGGATTTTATCAAACCCATCAGTCAATAATTACAGAAATGGAAAAACCTTATCGATTCACCGATGTGATGTTGAAAGGAAGGTTTAAATCATTTAAACATCAGCATCTTTTTAAAAAAGAAGGTGAAAAAACGATAATGACCGATATCCTCGAATTTGAATCTCCATTGGGAATAATCGGTAAAATATTTAATGCTATATTTCTAAAAAATTACATGAAAAATTTTCTTTTGCAACGCAATAAATTAATCAAAGCCACCACTGAACAATAA
- a CDS encoding YqjF family protein, with protein MKFLKAEWRKLAIINYEINPDILLKYLPKGTELDFYNGKCYVSLVGFMFLNTRLLGFSIPFYRNFEEVNLRFYVKKKEGKEWKRGVVFIKEIVPKYALSIVANSVYQENYKTRKMKNEMHYSDSNLIVKYSWKEEHWNSIQINAESKSQTMENDSEFEFITEHYWGFTKRGNKTSEYEVCHPKWDWYPVKDHHLEIDFKKVYGKDFEYLNHQKPLSVMLAEGSEIEVHMKKYLAKEPSRK; from the coding sequence ATGAAATTCCTAAAAGCCGAATGGCGAAAATTAGCCATCATCAATTACGAAATTAATCCTGATATCTTATTGAAATACCTTCCGAAGGGGACGGAATTAGATTTTTATAATGGAAAATGCTATGTAAGTTTGGTAGGTTTTATGTTTTTAAATACCAGGTTATTGGGGTTTTCTATTCCTTTTTACAGAAATTTTGAAGAAGTGAATTTAAGATTTTATGTCAAGAAAAAAGAAGGTAAAGAATGGAAAAGAGGCGTTGTTTTTATTAAAGAGATTGTTCCGAAATATGCCTTGAGTATTGTTGCCAATTCTGTTTATCAAGAGAATTATAAGACTCGAAAAATGAAAAATGAGATGCACTACAGCGACAGTAATCTTATTGTAAAATATTCATGGAAAGAAGAGCACTGGAACTCTATTCAGATTAATGCTGAAAGCAAATCACAAACTATGGAAAATGATTCGGAATTTGAATTTATCACCGAACATTACTGGGGTTTTACAAAACGGGGAAACAAAACCTCAGAATATGAAGTTTGCCATCCAAAATGGGATTGGTATCCTGTGAAAGACCATCATTTGGAAATAGATTTTAAAAAAGTCTACGGAAAAGACTTTGAATACCTGAATCACCAAAAACCGCTCTCCGTAATGCTCGCAGAAGGTTCTGAAATAGAAGTTCATATGAAAAAGTATTTAGCTAAAGAGCCAAGTAGAAAGTAA
- a CDS encoding TIGR01777 family oxidoreductase, whose translation MKIIIAAGTGFLGKNLEQFFTEKGNEVYILTRNPKRKNEIFWDAKSLGDWKESLENADVLINLAGKSVDCRYTDENKLEIFNSRINSTKVLQQAVDNCINKPKVWLNASSATIYTHSEKHLNTEENGIIGDDFSMNICKSWEDEFFKTENKDVRKVALRTSIVLGNNGGAFTKLKMITKLGLGGKQGRGNQNVSWIHIEDFCRAVEFIIDNENLLGKINITAPNPLPNEELMQKLRKEMKIPFGLNAPVWQLEIASIFLGTETELLLKSRNVYPEKLIQNGFEFIYPTVETAFQNLIK comes from the coding sequence ATGAAAATAATCATCGCTGCCGGAACCGGTTTCCTCGGAAAAAACTTAGAACAGTTCTTTACTGAAAAAGGAAACGAAGTCTATATTTTAACTCGAAATCCGAAACGTAAAAACGAAATCTTTTGGGATGCAAAATCTTTAGGAGACTGGAAAGAATCACTTGAAAATGCTGATGTTCTCATCAATCTTGCAGGAAAATCTGTTGATTGCCGATATACAGACGAAAATAAGCTTGAAATTTTTAATTCAAGAATTAACAGCACAAAAGTGCTTCAACAGGCAGTTGACAATTGTATCAATAAACCAAAAGTATGGTTGAATGCAAGTTCGGCAACCATTTATACCCACTCTGAAAAACATTTAAACACTGAAGAAAACGGAATTATTGGAGATGATTTCTCAATGAATATTTGTAAAAGCTGGGAAGATGAGTTTTTTAAAACTGAAAACAAAGATGTCAGAAAAGTTGCGCTAAGAACATCGATTGTTTTGGGAAATAATGGTGGCGCATTTACCAAATTGAAAATGATTACAAAATTAGGATTGGGTGGAAAACAGGGAAGAGGAAACCAAAATGTAAGCTGGATTCATATTGAAGATTTCTGCAGAGCCGTCGAATTTATAATTGATAATGAAAATCTTTTAGGAAAAATCAATATTACTGCGCCAAATCCTTTGCCTAACGAAGAATTGATGCAAAAGCTGAGAAAAGAAATGAAAATTCCTTTCGGTTTAAATGCTCCAGTTTGGCAATTGGAAATAGCTTCCATATTCTTAGGAACCGAAACCGAATTATTACTGAAAAGCCGAAATGTTTACCCCGAAAAACTCATTCAAAATGGTTTTGAGTTTATTTATCCGACGGTAGAGACTGCTTTTCAGAACTTAATAAAATAA
- a CDS encoding alpha-L-fucosidase, with protein MFIKPKTKTLFLSSLLISSTFFSQAHNVSDGYQKPTDPLVIQNLENWQDLKFGLFMHWGTYSQWGIVESWSLCPEDESWTQRKPEHGKSYNEYVENYENLQKTFNPTQFNPQKWADAAKDAGMKYVVFTTKHHDGFAMFDTQQSDYKITSPNTPFSKNPKADVVKEVFNTFRKDGFKIGAYFSKPDWHSDDYWWSYFPPKDRNVNYDPKKYPERWNNFKNFTFNQLNEITSNYGKVDILWLDGGWVRPFHTIDQNVEWQRTIKVEQDIDMNKIGTMARKNQPGIIVVDRTVPGKWENYVTPEQAVPEKPLTIPWESCITMGDSFSYVPNDNYKSSQKIIETLVKIISRGGNYLMNIAPGPNGDYDAVVYERLKEISGWMDDNQSAVFATRSVAPYHDGNFYYTQSKDEKTVNVFHLDDSKNYQSPSSLSFPIPENFKPKSLKVLGLSNKIQWKKSGNLIEITLPKERSQLKYSTVIQINQ; from the coding sequence ATGTTCATCAAACCAAAAACGAAAACTCTTTTTCTCTCATCATTACTCATTTCCTCTACTTTTTTTTCGCAGGCACACAATGTTTCCGATGGTTACCAAAAACCTACAGACCCTTTAGTGATTCAAAATCTCGAAAACTGGCAGGATTTAAAATTTGGTTTGTTCATGCATTGGGGAACCTACAGCCAATGGGGAATTGTAGAGAGCTGGAGTCTTTGTCCCGAAGATGAATCGTGGACGCAACGTAAACCTGAACATGGAAAGTCGTATAATGAATATGTAGAAAACTACGAAAACTTACAGAAAACTTTCAATCCGACACAGTTTAATCCACAAAAATGGGCAGATGCAGCGAAGGATGCAGGAATGAAATATGTGGTTTTCACGACAAAGCATCATGATGGATTTGCCATGTTTGATACGCAGCAGTCTGATTATAAAATAACTTCTCCAAATACTCCTTTTTCCAAGAATCCAAAAGCAGATGTGGTGAAAGAAGTCTTTAATACATTCAGAAAAGACGGTTTTAAAATAGGAGCTTATTTCTCAAAACCCGATTGGCATTCTGACGATTATTGGTGGTCTTATTTTCCGCCAAAAGATAGAAATGTGAATTATGACCCTAAGAAATATCCTGAAAGGTGGAATAACTTCAAAAATTTCACTTTTAATCAATTAAATGAAATCACTTCAAACTATGGTAAAGTTGATATTCTTTGGTTAGATGGAGGTTGGGTTCGTCCGTTTCATACGATTGACCAAAATGTAGAATGGCAAAGAACCATCAAAGTGGAGCAAGACATTGACATGAATAAAATTGGTACGATGGCTCGCAAAAATCAACCTGGAATTATCGTTGTAGACCGCACCGTTCCAGGAAAATGGGAAAATTATGTAACTCCAGAACAAGCCGTTCCCGAAAAACCGCTTACCATTCCTTGGGAAAGTTGTATTACAATGGGCGATTCGTTTTCGTATGTTCCAAATGATAATTACAAATCATCTCAAAAAATCATTGAAACTTTAGTTAAAATTATTTCTCGAGGTGGAAATTACCTGATGAATATTGCTCCCGGACCGAATGGAGACTATGATGCAGTAGTTTATGAAAGATTAAAAGAGATTTCAGGTTGGATGGATGACAATCAATCTGCAGTTTTTGCAACGAGAAGCGTAGCTCCTTACCACGATGGAAATTTTTATTATACGCAAAGCAAAGACGAAAAAACAGTGAATGTTTTCCATTTGGATGATAGCAAAAACTATCAGTCTCCATCAAGTTTAAGCTTTCCAATTCCTGAAAATTTTAAACCAAAATCATTGAAGGTTTTAGGATTATCAAACAAAATTCAATGGAAAAAATCGGGGAATTTAATTGAGATCACTTTGCCTAAAGAAAGAA